In the genome of Streptomyces sp. V2I9, one region contains:
- a CDS encoding SpoIIE family protein phosphatase — MPDELSLVLAQALVGAVESSDGFAGGIYLRSGTPGLLRLAVLAGLPGPLFRPWWRMHVNRPFPVSEAYRSGRPVLLSDAEEAMRRFPQLMAGLPFPFGSLWVPVTGTRDSVGVLVVLRASTPGRPVAPADGDRLHRLGRRLGGALTDLERRGVACVWEGEPVPVQLPVATAPPVRVGRFDWDLHSGRVAADGELCAILGFEPAAFPGTVDALAERLVPEDVFGLWALARQTVESAEPVVRRMRLRGPDGRSHLLELSGRWTHPDGEASAAHLAGFLVDLGTGPVVAEAADRLPRGVLSLDRLGRITYANAPAEELLGHSRTELVGHLVWRALPWFGHEAYADHYRAAMIADEPVHFLARRPPSHWLSVSLYPSHDGVSVVLQDTDRPAYAPGSITVPGLGIGSTADRSSALYRPVALAIALTEAVTARQVSAVVTEELLPAFGGRQLAIYLLNDRHLHLAWETGFPKGFLDRFDGVGLDVSIPGVETLTTGRPIFFESMQRLAEAYPGIPIDADVGARAFLPLIASGRPVGSCILGFDRPRGFSPEERTVLTALAGLIAQALQRAQRYDSESALARGLQDALLPHRLPEVDGVDTLGRYLSGTQGMDVGGDWYDVIETGHELALIIGDVQGHGVSAAATMGQLRSAVRAFALSNHDPQEVMSGTNRLLIDLDPGQFASCCYIALDPGTGVARAVRAGHPQPVLRHPDGRTEVLDLPGGIVLGIDGDASYPVTEMRLEPGAMLALFTDGLIERPGTDIDEGIERLRATVERIGAVPLADRADQVIAEARAATDRPDDIALLLAARWAGAGRPRRSGTAGATGPDLWRTFRGPDPGRTEAAPDPAR; from the coding sequence GTGCCCGACGAGCTCTCCCTCGTCCTCGCGCAGGCCCTCGTCGGCGCCGTCGAGTCCAGCGACGGCTTCGCGGGCGGGATCTATCTGCGCAGCGGTACGCCGGGGCTCCTGCGGCTCGCGGTGCTGGCCGGACTGCCGGGCCCGCTGTTCCGGCCCTGGTGGCGGATGCACGTGAACCGGCCCTTCCCGGTCTCCGAGGCGTACCGCTCGGGCCGGCCCGTGCTGCTGTCCGACGCCGAGGAGGCGATGCGCCGGTTTCCGCAGCTCATGGCCGGACTGCCGTTCCCGTTCGGTTCGCTGTGGGTGCCGGTCACCGGGACTCGGGACAGCGTGGGCGTCCTGGTGGTCCTGCGGGCCTCCACGCCGGGGCGGCCCGTCGCGCCGGCCGACGGCGACCGGCTGCACCGGCTCGGTCGCCGGCTCGGCGGTGCGCTCACCGACCTGGAGCGACGGGGCGTCGCGTGCGTGTGGGAGGGCGAGCCGGTCCCCGTGCAGCTGCCCGTGGCCACCGCGCCCCCGGTGCGGGTCGGCCGCTTCGACTGGGACCTGCACTCCGGACGGGTCGCCGCCGACGGCGAACTCTGCGCGATCCTCGGCTTCGAGCCCGCCGCTTTCCCCGGCACCGTCGACGCGCTCGCCGAACGGCTGGTGCCGGAGGACGTGTTCGGGCTCTGGGCCCTGGCCCGGCAGACGGTGGAGTCGGCCGAACCGGTCGTCCGCCGGATGCGGCTGCGCGGCCCCGACGGCCGGTCCCATCTGCTGGAGCTCTCCGGCCGCTGGACCCACCCGGACGGCGAGGCGTCCGCCGCCCATCTGGCCGGCTTCCTGGTCGACCTCGGAACGGGGCCCGTCGTGGCCGAGGCCGCGGACCGGCTGCCCCGTGGCGTTCTCTCCCTGGACCGGCTGGGCAGGATCACGTACGCCAACGCCCCCGCCGAGGAACTCCTCGGCCACTCCCGTACGGAGCTGGTGGGCCACCTCGTGTGGCGGGCCCTGCCGTGGTTCGGGCACGAGGCGTACGCGGACCACTACCGGGCCGCCATGATCGCCGACGAGCCCGTCCACTTCCTCGCCCGCCGCCCGCCCTCGCACTGGCTGTCGGTGTCGCTGTACCCGAGCCACGACGGGGTGAGCGTCGTCCTCCAGGACACCGACCGGCCGGCCTACGCCCCCGGCTCGATCACCGTGCCGGGGCTGGGCATCGGATCGACCGCCGACCGCTCCTCCGCCCTGTACCGCCCGGTGGCCCTCGCCATCGCGCTGACCGAGGCGGTCACGGCCCGCCAGGTCTCGGCGGTGGTCACCGAGGAACTGCTTCCCGCGTTCGGCGGTCGCCAGCTCGCCATCTACCTGCTGAACGACCGCCATCTCCACCTGGCCTGGGAGACGGGGTTCCCCAAGGGGTTCCTCGACCGCTTCGACGGGGTCGGGCTCGACGTCAGCATCCCCGGCGTGGAGACCCTGACCACGGGCCGGCCGATCTTCTTCGAGTCCATGCAACGCCTGGCCGAGGCGTATCCGGGCATCCCGATCGACGCGGACGTCGGGGCACGGGCGTTCCTGCCGCTGATCGCCTCGGGGCGGCCCGTCGGCTCCTGCATCCTCGGCTTCGACCGGCCGCGCGGCTTCAGCCCGGAGGAGCGTACGGTCCTCACCGCCCTGGCCGGGCTCATCGCGCAGGCCCTGCAGCGCGCCCAGCGCTACGACAGCGAGTCGGCGCTCGCCCGCGGGCTCCAGGACGCCCTGCTGCCGCACCGGCTGCCCGAGGTGGACGGGGTGGACACCCTGGGGCGCTATCTCTCCGGCACCCAGGGCATGGACGTGGGCGGCGACTGGTACGACGTCATCGAGACCGGACACGAACTCGCCCTGATCATCGGCGACGTACAGGGGCACGGAGTCTCCGCCGCCGCGACGATGGGGCAACTCCGCAGTGCGGTAAGGGCGTTCGCATTGAGCAATCACGATCCGCAGGAAGTGATGAGCGGGACCAACCGGCTGCTCATCGACCTCGACCCCGGCCAGTTCGCGAGCTGCTGCTACATCGCCCTCGATCCGGGGACCGGCGTGGCCCGCGCCGTACGGGCGGGGCACCCGCAGCCCGTGCTGCGGCACCCCGACGGCCGGACGGAGGTGCTGGACCTGCCCGGCGGCATCGTGCTCGGGATCGACGGGGACGCGTCCTACCCGGTCACGGAGATGCGGCTCGAACCAGGGGCGATGCTGGCCCTGTTCACGGACGGGCTCATCGAGCGCCCGGGGACGGACATCGACGAGGGGATCGAGCGGCTGCGCGCCACCGTCGAACGCATCGGCGCGGTCCCGCTGGCCGACCGGGCCGATCAGGTCATCGCGGAGGCCAGGGCCGCCACCGACCGCCCGGACGACATCGC